The following DNA comes from Epinephelus lanceolatus isolate andai-2023 chromosome 1, ASM4190304v1, whole genome shotgun sequence.
TTTCAGCCATGGTAATATCCGCCACCGCTGCATTCTTTCTACTTTTGTTCTGGATGAAAGCAATTGTTCATGGTGCTTATATTGCTATAGAAAACCCAATATGAACCTCGGTCAAGTCAGGGGAGGCCTTCTCTGGAGGGCACACCGTCTCTGAATTCTCCTTATTGCGAGCTGAGGTCTTGGGGTCATCCTGATCCCCTGTTTTCTCCTGGCTGCTTCCCTGAGTCTGAGGGAAGTATATGAAGAAAGGCTGCTTGTTCTTTTCCTGCTTCTTCCACTCATAAAAGCCATCAGCCAGGATGACGCAGCGCTGACCCTTTATGAGGGGATCCTTTAGGGGAGACGACAAAGTGTTATGACACTCCTGTGAGCATACGTCCAACAGAGACATAACACAGGAAAGACAATTTAGCTTCGCTTTTCCCTTAAACTCTATGCACCTTATATGATTTCTTCTCCAAGATATTCTCACTGCGGCAGTTGCTGGTGCTGTACTGCATCTTGCTGGGGTCATCCTGCTTGAACCAGGAAGGTACCAGACCCCAACGCATGGAGGCCAACACACAGTCATCGACAGGAGCATTCTGAGGACAAACAAGGGGTGAACACAATATCATGAGCACCTACAATATATATTGCTATCCACTGCAATAACCCTGCAGCATACTACCTTTTGAGGGCGTACAGTGGTCCTTATAGTTTAGACTGTGACAGAAGAGTTTATATAGTTTTAGCTCCTTTTTGTGGCATTGTTACATtgaactgtactgtatattgttaTGTGTACCAAGACGTGTCTCTTGACGTTATAGGGCCAAATCTTCAAATAATGTTTACCTGGGCCAGGTGGTAAAATAGTCActaaaacagacagacataaaaGCATGCAAACAATTAAAAGCataaatgaaaactgaaaactgaataTTAAATAAGCCAAATAGTAGAAGATATTAGAGTGAAGACTACattacacctgacacacacagacagacagcaagaAGGATGTGGACATACAGTGGAGGCTTGTGGAGGCTATGTGTGATACACACCTAGTTGCTTATTAGCTGAAATTCAGATTGTGTATGAGGAagagggctgggcaatatgaagaTATATCGTTATCGAGATATGAGACTATAAGTCATCTAAGATTGTGGTTATCATTGTATCATGATTTGGCATAAATGGTGTTCTTTCCCTTGTTTTAGATGGCTTCATTAAAACAAAGTGACTGACGTAAAATATCAACTGACAAgactattgtttttgttttaaagcttGCCTtaacccacttagtcattatatccacattattgatgattattaatcaaaatCTCATTGTATTAGTATTTTCTGGAGAAAAATCCCTACAACTCAGAAGGTATTTGTTCAGAAATActgttatgttttattttgtctcccTGTCCTATCACTGATTAAGTGTTTTAGAGTAAATTTGAAAATATCGAGACTTATATCATGTAACGagatatagcctaaaaatatcataatataATCTAAAGGACATATCACCCATTTCATATGTACTAGAAGTGTGTTACATGTCTGGGAAGCTCTCACTGTAAAAGTTAACTGGCCGAATTTGTCCTTGGGTTGTGGATCTCGTTTAAACCTGTCATTAAGAGCTTTCTGTAGTGAAAGTGATTTGTAGGGAAGGTGCTAGACCATGAAGGATTTTAAATATTAGGCAGATGTCTTGAAACTTGTCTTAGACATGTCTTCCCTGCTCAGGAGATCATACTTAGGCAGTGTGTTGCATGATGATGAGGTTTTGGGTTTGATATCTAAAACTTTAAGAGACTGTTTGAatacagactgtatgggtttcAGGATTGAATCACTGGTATGAAACCAGATAGTTAGACAGTACGTGATATGAGGGAGAATCGtggtatattatatataatagaTATAACAGGTATAAGGTTATCTCAAGCTGTATTACTTGACTGTTGCCAGAACATTCTTCACTTGCTTTTTAAATGAGAGACATGCCCCTAACATGATACCAAGGTATTTAGCATCCTTCAGTTAAAACAGTTCATGCATCTCATTCACGCAGAGAGAGTTACAGGTGGTCTCACCTTATCAAAGTGCCTCCGAGACAGCAGGACGGGGCTCATCGACTGGGGGCTCTTGTTGTACGAGGGTCGGTATTTGTCCGCATCTCCATCCCTCCAGCGGGGCTGTCTCCGCTGCCCTCGCCGGTTCCTGTAGGAGCAGGCTCGGCTCACCTCGTCAGGAGCAAGCGTACACGCAGTTCTTCCACACATTTTACGGCGAAAACAACTTTTCAGCCACCTGAGAGAGACTTACAACATACGCAGTAAGTTAACacttagcatgttagcttgaGTTATTGTCAGCTaacatttttttgtcactgGCTGTAAAGGCGCCATTTATAAACGCTGCTTGACTCACCTGTGTTAGAGGGTTCTGGTATATATGTGTCGTAAAGTTGTCCTGCTTAGCTGAATGTGTTATGTCATgggtgtgtgtagtgtgtatatgtacgtctgtgtcagtgtgtgtatgtgtgtgattgcGGGGATATGCCTGGGCAGAGGCTGGCGTTACCGCGCACGTGACACAGTGCGGCACAGCCTCCGCCCCTCCggagccaagatggcgacgggacagagagaaaaatattcaaaatacaaacaaaaagatTCAAATACTATCCACAACAGCTAATCATTTCGTGTCTTAAGTACGGTAGTGAAAGTAGCCATACCACGATGTGAAATTAAAGTTACGTTTTTTAAATAAGATTTTCATCAGAAAAGTTGTAGAAAATATATTAATGGGCCTAATATAGatataatgtaaaaataaattagactgtacaacaaataaatgcaatgtagggaggaagaaaaaaacataacgACAACAAAACCTTCGGGGTCTGTCtatttgaaatgtttaaataatcTCATAGTTTTTGACGAGTCATTTATTAATAACAAGTAcgttttaaaatttgtatttgcacctttaaaaatataaaagttgggtagtcaaattattttatgtaGGCCTATATAATATTTtgctaaaaataataattaagcCTATGTATTAAAGTGGGCCTAAAAGTTAAAGTtataaattgttatttttattagtaTTATAGTATACCTACTAATATTAATATAGCCTAATATAATAGTATATTGTAGTATATTCTCATAAGTATATCTTacatatctttcattttttgtattAGCCTACTCTTTTTTCCTAGTGTGATATGCGTATCACACTATCTAtctattaaaaagtaaaaacaaaacaaatgtcatGAAAACACTCTCCCTCTTCCACTACCTTGTGTTAGCATGAGGAGCTATCTAGCCGTTGCCATAGTAACAATAAACATGTCGAGAGTCGGGGGCACAGTGCTTTACTCTGATGAAACTCAACCGGTGTCCCGGCACCGGAGTCAGTACACCTGCAGACCTCAGGTAAGAggaacaaacacaaaaccatGAGGTCAGAGCTCTGCTTTAAAGGGGAGAGACTTACTGTGGCAAATCTGTCAGTGGGGGAGACGGTGTTTGGTGGTTTGGAGCTACTTTACCAGTGAATTTAAAGATTATGgtagtttgttttggagagctgGTGATGCTAATGTTAGTTAAACAAAGAAAGAGGGACTTGTAACCTGTGGTGGCTTTATTGCAaatatgaattattattattattattattagaaaaaaaaaatgtgaatatttctgtgtgttgtgCATTGGTTGATGTGAATGATCTCCAATCTCCAATAGATTACAGTAGGATTTTAATGAGCATTTCTGTTGTTGGGATATGTATCTGGTTCTGGACCTCTGTTCAACAGGTAACTGAAGGAAATCAGACTGAGTATCACTCTCTGCCTGGGTGTTAGGCACAAACCTGACAGGTGTAGCCAAGCTGTCTCCTGCTCAGCAATTTGACCCACTTTATACTCCACTGCACTTGGAGAGAGACCTACAGGACCAGCAGAAGCCAGAGATACGTGACACCTGCAGTGTTTTACAGTTTCACTGTATGTAACATTTGTGTAAACTTTGACACTGTATGTTTGTTGCCCCATAAATGACAGACTGTGTCCTCTGCAGCAGTGCAAGTCTGACCAAACCACAAAGCAGAGCAAAAGGAACGGTTCTCCCGTAGAATGAGAGCTGATGTTAGTATGGAGGCCACCACGTGCAAACGGACACCATGCCTTGACAGTGGTGAGAGACAGAAAGCATCAAAGGAAACACTGTCCCCATCTGAATACCCCAAGGACCAGACAAATGGCTTCATATTGTCAAAAAATTACAGATTGGGCCTGCAGTAAGGGAAATTCTGGGTTTTCCTGTAGTAATTTGCTGcatagggaccaatatctaaactGAAACACGAAAGGTAACTTCTGTGTGACTTCACACCTCCACGGGACTGTATTCATAGACCCGGCTTATAGATCATGAATGCTGAATTAATCATGAGGTCACACTCTGGACACGCGGCCAAATGTTTGAACTCAGAGGCCACATATTAATATTTCATGACTTTGCTCTTTTTGGCTCGAAGCTGAAGATGTCAGGCTTTAATCTTTAGTTACATTGTCTTTGTCTTTACTATTTCTGTTGTATGTTCATGTTGAGTTCACAACACGGCCTTCTAGATTAGTTGGGAATCTGGGCTATCAATAGGGTCtattaatatactgtatgacaacaatcctgatgttactgtgtgtgtgtgtgtgtgtgtgtgtgtgcgcatcaggTACACCTCCTGAGGGCAATGTTCGCCGCAGTTTTGTAAGCCTACCTGCTCTTAACCCAGAGAGACTGAGGGCAGCCAAAGCTCTTGTGGACAAAGCTGTCAAGGTGAGTTAACATCACTGGATATATTTATGAGGTCACATAAATTCCTGATTGTTCCATGAAGTTGTCCATTATTTAGATGTCTGCTTTCCTTCCCCTCAGATGCATAAGGTGTTTTCTGTCCAGGGCCCTTACCCTGTCATAAGGGCAGCATTGAAGGCCAGAGGCTGGGTTGAGCAGCGCATGCACCACCCAAACCACCATGCTTACCAGCGTCACAGCAAGGAGGACAGAGCCAGCTCTAATGATGCTGGTGACAGCGATGACGATGACGGTGGGCTCAATGAAAGTGTTACTGTTCATATTATTACTGGGTTTggatatttgtgtatttatgatCACTTATTAACATGGCTGCTTCTTCTCAGATAACTCGGACAATGTCGAGAAAGAGGATGATCCAGATGGACTGTATGATCTCATggtaaaaattacatttaaggTTGTAGGCTAACTTGAGGCTTGCAACAGGCAAGTGAAAGGTTGTTGCTTGCCTTGATAATCATGTTGGTAATGTAAGGTTTGTATTggtaaaattcaacaaaatcaGCTCCCgtccttttctcttcctcttacAGTCTCGCCTGGTGCGGAATGAAATGGTTTATTTCTACTGGACGAACCGTAGAGACGCCATCGACACCAACAGCCTGCAAAAAGAACAGATTACCAATCATTTTGCAAAAGCAGGCAGCTTCACCACCAAGGTATATTTATATGCTATGGTTATACAGCAAAAGAAGGACTACTCAGTGGTCTCCTGTCACACCCACCATCAACATTTGTCTTGTCTCTGTCAGGCGGGATTGTGTGTGAACCTGAAGAACCTGCACTGGTTTGATTCAGCTGACCCAGACACCTTCTTCCCTCGCTGTTACAGACTAGGAGCGCAGGATGAGAAGCATGCTTTCATTGGTCAGATCTGCCTAGATTACACTTTCAGGCTCAATCCCATTACACCCTTTGCCGCTACCACTAAGCCCTACCGCTCCATTTTGCGCATTCATGCCTAGAAGTAGGCTGTCTGGATTCTTATTGGGATAGAGTTGTAGGGTGAAGTGTTAGGGCTACATGGCCCTCCAAATGGAGCAAAGCAAGTGCTATGAGAAATCATCTGCAAGATGGCTGcacaagcaacaaaagaaatccacaaatgtgttttctttgttaatAACGACTTTAAAATTGGGATAACCATTGTATTATCTAAGTTTAATATTGTTTCAATGCATTATGTTAACAAGCAAGACGAGAGCGGCATGCTGATGTCGCTGaggctaactagctagctaactaatgTAACATTGTTATTGCTGATATGTGCATGACAGTCCCACATAAAATGCCTGAAATTTAACTTAAGTCCAGCAGTGACTTGTTACTGCTCTTCTAATGTCAGTGCAGACAGGCATTGTGGGAGCGCGgattgctaacgttagcctacagaGCACTACTAGTGTCCTGGTAATGAAGCAGTGTTCTTTTCTATTGGATGACTTGTTTGACCAGTCGCTAGTGTAAAAGTTATGTTGTGAACAAATCGGCACTCAAAAATGAGGCACggggtaaaaataagaaatgggattgggcctaaaaGCATTTccatctttcttcttctttcactcAAAGAGAAAGCTTTACTTGCCTCTTTGCCCTTTGTGTAGAGGACTACAGGAGGACAGCCTGCACCAGTTTATTGAAGTACATTGTGGAGAGGGAGCAGGGTGTTCAGGGAGAAGGAACAAGCCACAACCCTCAGGCTGTGAGGAAACGAAGCAAAAGCCAATCCAGACCAGTCATCCTTTCCCAAATGATTGACAGCGCACTCAAAGTATGCCAGGAGTTTTTAGACAGTCTGGAGCATAGGGACATAGACATAAGCATGGAGACGCCACAGACTCTTACAAAGGAGGAGTGGGCCGAGTTTATCGACAGTTACTACCTTGTTGTTCAGTGAGTACAATGCTTCAGTGTGAGAGTAAAGTGCTAAAGTGCTCTTCAGTAtttctttccctctgtttcctcacACAGTGACGGAGCAAAGATTGAGAACAGCGATCATTATGTGACTTTCTGCAAAGCCATGCTAGAGAAGCTGGCAGAGGTCTGTCCACAGCTGGACATAGACGGCATACACAACATCTGGATCATTAAACCCGGAGCTAAGTCCAGGGGCAGGGGTAAGAAGTCAGACACTATCAGATGGCTCATATCCGATATAATCCTGGCTCACATGCCACTCCTGCCTTCCAGGTATCAAATGCGCCAAGCGCCTGGATCAGATCCTCAGTGTGGTTGAAGGTGATCCAACCCTTATCAAGGAAAGCAAGTGGGTGGTGCAGAAGTACCTGGAGCGGCCTTTGCTGGTCCATGGCACCAAATTTGACGTGCGCCAATGGTTCTTGGTCACGGACTGGAACCCTCTGACTGTGTGGTTCTATAAAAAGTGCTACTTGCGCTTCTCTACGCAGCCTTACTCCCTTCATACACTGGACAGGTAAGACTGACATTTCTAAAGAGATTGCGTGGGTGAAAGAAAGAAGCAGATGTGAAACCAGATGGACGTTAAATTAAAAGGGAAGTGAGAGAAAGATGCAGAGTACGAGACAGGCAACACAGATTATGGTTCACGCTTGTTTTTGGCGGGAGATCTGATTTTGTGTTAGTGCGTGGCTTGAAAGTAGCTGTTATCCTCTGGGTATACGGTATTCAAATCTCAGTGTGTTTGCTACTCTTGATATTAGCAACATTCAAATCAACTCCAAAACTGCAAATTGACTCTATAACACCTGCCAACTTGCATACACATCTGATTCCCACCAAGCAAGTAAATACTGTAAAAAATACTTCAATACTCTCTATAGACACTTAACCTACTCATTGTCTGTgctttttacagttttaattcTCATAACATGCTGGAATTATAGAAATAATCAGCCTAGTTGCCAGAAAACATGTTGCATTGTACAATTCTGCAAACCAAGGACACTAAGACTGTTTGAGTCCAACAGATAACAAAACACTGTAGTTTTATAGCAAGACATAAACATTTCCAGTTGTACTTGTGCcaccaaaaatgtgttttatgccaaaacaaaatcttttcctaaccataaccaagtgatttttgtgccttaacataACCATatattaaccacagcactgttgaaatgtaaaaaaaatgttaagtttcaacatatccgctatataataaagtataaatattacattacttgtgttttgcagaaatgcacaatgccaatatttattTTCGTGATTGGGTTGAAATAAATCATGTCTGATAGCTTCCACGCATGATTTTGAAATTCATAATTTGATTTCTGTGTTTAATACTTGTTACTACATGTGTCTTGGTCTGATCATGTGGTAAGTATTTCCATAGCCAAAGAAAATACAGTTTGTAGGCAAACTAAAGAGCAAAACTAGTGAGAGGCCCCAGTCATTTCTCTCATCATGTCCTCATAAATCATATTCTTATCCCCTACCATTCATTTCTTCTCATCTCTCTTTCCAATCTTGGCCTCTTTACCCCATCCTTCCAGCTCTGTGCACCTGTGCAACAACTCCATCCAGAAGCACCTGAGACCCTCCCAACAGCGCCATTGTAGTATCCCAGAAGACAACATGTGGTCGGATGACCAGTTCAGGACTTTTTTGTCCAGCCAGGGCCAGGAGGCTCAGTGGCAAGCAGTGGTAGTCCCGGGGATGAAGAAGGGTGTGATCCACGCATTACAGACCACACAGGATCTGATGAAGTCAcgcaaaaacacatttgagcTCTATGGTGCTGACTTCATGTTAGGTACGACGGGATCAATGTaaatgatgctgaatatatcaTAGAGTATGTTAAACTGCTTGTGTCAACAtgcatcaacttttattttaaaagtgctttttcagGAGGTGTTAAATTATATTGGCAATAAAATAACATGTCCTTCAATTCTAATTTAGATTAtctctttaatatttttatgtacCTTTACTATGAAAAAAAGAGGAGTCATCACCACTTAGATATTCTGTTATGTCTTTCTCAGGTCAGGACCTGCGTCCATGGCTGATAGAAGTCAATGTCAGTCCCACTATGGCTCCCTCCACCCCTGTGACAGCCCGCCTCTGTACCGCTGTGCAGGAGGACACATTACGAGTCGTCCTGGACCGGAGAGCAGACCGCACTGCAAACACTGGAGACTTTCAGCTCATATATAAGCAGGTAAAGAAGAAtcatccctcctcctcagtgtATACATTCAAGTGGCACACATTGTGAGGGTGATACACATTACTTTAGATGTCACTTTTGGTCTCTAGGCAGCAGTAGAAGTGCCAAAGTATGTGGGAATCAACCTACTTGTTGAGGGCTACAAGATGAAGTGCCCCTGCCCACTTCCTCCACTGAGGTCCTCTAACCGCTCAGCACCAAAACGCCGCGGCCCTGTCAAGAAGAAGGAACCTGCAGCAGAAAAAATAAAGCCTCTGCCTAAGATGTTGTTGAAGAATGCAGAGACTCAGAAAAACACCAGCAGCAGAgttccaccacctcctcctcttcctcctgagcTGCCTGTGCCTGTCCATATTGAAACCGTAACACTTCACATGCCAGTGACTATGAAGTCCATCCACCAGCCCGTCAGTGCCCAGTCTCACAATGTACTTTTGTGGAAGAGGAGATCAGAAGTATCAAAGGTCTGCTCAGAGAAAGTCCAGCCCTCTGCCACAGAGAAGCAGCAAGGTCCTTCTTTGTCTCTGGAGATCACTGTTTTAAAACAGTCCAGACAGGCGGCTGCCAGCACCTTGAGTGCCTAAAAAACTTTCAAAAGAAGGTTTGCTGACCAAATCATTCCCATACTCCTTCAGCTTGAATTATTCTTTTGCAGGGTTTTTTGTCCTACCTCATAATAAAGTCAGAATTAAATATGATGCCATGTCATGTTTTTCAGTCGCtactttcttttatttcatttctgttgTTTCAATAATATGATTTAACACAAATGTGCCCTTGTAATTTTGGATATCAGGTTCTCAACAATTTATACAGGGACTACTTCTTTGATAGACAGTAGTCTCATTGCATGTTCACAATTGAAGTGTAGGGGTGGGCAGATCGATACCAAAATATCAATACTCTCCATACTATGCCTTCATTTTGAAGATTAATCATAGTGTCAATAGGATCGATACCAAAAAGGTTTCAGTTTCTCTCTTCTATGTTGTACCTATATCTAAGTAAAACTATCTGTGCAAACAACATTATGTTGTCATGAGCACATCCAGTGCATGTACTTGATTCTCCACTGCTTTTGTGTTGTCTGCACTCCAACAAGTACTCCAGACCCAGCAGTGAagggaaagggaaagaaaagcctcagcatccagacccccgacacagagacagagttcacTTGCAGAGTCTTTTTACAGAGCTCAGAGCCCattgaaattaatattttagaCAAATCAGATCTTCAGCACCGGTTAATGTtgcattttcaaactgtaattGGTCATGATTAGCTGTTACTTACGTAGATTGATTATCCACCTCATAAATCATGGCACACTGCTACTATACATCTGACAGGAGTGACTTaccaagatgctgattaaacaacATCATTATTACACAGTGTGCCTTGGATTGTCACaatgatcacacaacacaatgccacggAAGACCTAAGTTTTGACGGAGTGTGCCATTGGCTTGCTGACTGCAGgtatgtccaccagagctgtttcATGTGAACTTAATGTTCATTGTACTGCTATAAGAGGTCCCCGATGTTGTTTCTCTgaaatttggcagtacatccaactgcCCTCACAAACCACACAGGTCGGTTATGAAGACGAACTGCTGTCAGGTAAA
Coding sequences within:
- the hmces gene encoding abasic site processing protein HMCES, whose translation is MCGRTACTLAPDEVSRACSYRNRRGQRRQPRWRDGDADKYRPSYNKSPQSMSPVLLSRRHFDKNAPVDDCVLASMRWGLVPSWFKQDDPSKMQYSTSNCRSENILEKKSYKDPLIKGQRCVILADGFYEWKKQEKNKQPFFIYFPQTQGSSQEKTGDQDDPKTSARNKENSETVCPPEKASPDLTEGGEASGEWTGWKLLTMAGLFDCWTPPDGGEPLYSYSVITVNASPNLESIHNRMPAILNGDEEVRRWLDFGAVKSLDALKLLQSKNILTFHPVSSIVNNSRNNSPECLQPVDLNSKKEPKPTGSSKMMMGWLSSTSPSKRKEPSTRESKEEQESKAGARRKSSGPLKQWLQGAKKPRTT
- the LOC117256663 gene encoding tubulin monoglycylase TTLL3-like, whose translation is MRADVSMEATTCKRTPCLDSGTPPEGNVRRSFVSLPALNPERLRAAKALVDKAVKMHKVFSVQGPYPVIRAALKARGWVEQRMHHPNHHAYQRHSKEDRASSNDAGDSDDDDDNSDNVEKEDDPDGLYDLMSRLVRNEMVYFYWTNRRDAIDTNSLQKEQITNHFAKAGSFTTKAGLCVNLKNLHWFDSADPDTFFPRCYRLGAQDEKHAFIEDYRRTACTSLLKYIVEREQGVQGEGTSHNPQAVRKRSKSQSRPVILSQMIDSALKVCQEFLDSLEHRDIDISMETPQTLTKEEWAEFIDSYYLVVHDGAKIENSDHYVTFCKAMLEKLAEVCPQLDIDGIHNIWIIKPGAKSRGRGIKCAKRLDQILSVVEGDPTLIKESKWVVQKYLERPLLVHGTKFDVRQWFLVTDWNPLTVWFYKKCYLRFSTQPYSLHTLDSSVHLCNNSIQKHLRPSQQRHCSIPEDNMWSDDQFRTFLSSQGQEAQWQAVVVPGMKKGVIHALQTTQDLMKSRKNTFELYGADFMLGQDLRPWLIEVNVSPTMAPSTPVTARLCTAVQEDTLRVVLDRRADRTANTGDFQLIYKQAAVEVPKYVGINLLVEGYKMKCPCPLPPLRSSNRSAPKRRGPVKKKEPAAEKIKPLPKMLLKNAETQKNTSSRVPPPPPLPPELPVPVHIETVTLHMPVTMKSIHQPVSAQSHNVLLWKRRSEVSKVCSEKVQPSATEKQQGPSLSLEITVLKQSRQAAASTLSA